In Nitrospinota bacterium, the following proteins share a genomic window:
- a CDS encoding glycosyltransferase family 4 protein codes for MTAPAIMSIKSAIPAFVKQPIRDALDGWERKKFVKHLNSSSFSLPSGAPVLSFGGALSRGEKTILSGGRVKLSYLDERYPENAENYNILYLVSSALPKFAAALAGWAKGKGVKIVLNQNGVAYPGWAGKDFEHRNTQMREILELADFIVYQSRFCKEGADKYLGKAACPSEIIYNCVDTSFFVPPASPPPFDVWRILVAGTHNFAYKIMAALNAAASLKNAGRKINVTIAGKLGWQNAEAETMETVRGLGLESDVKFTGPYPRKDAAAVHGGAHMLFHAQYNDASPTTPLEAMACGVPVIGSKSGGTVEIVGDGGILLDAPASYEKIHAPDPAKMAAAAELIMRDWGKWSAAARKTAESRFGKEAWTNKHTMIFGGLIGGTAL; via the coding sequence GCGATTATGTCCATCAAGTCGGCGATACCGGCCTTTGTCAAACAGCCGATCCGGGACGCGCTGGACGGCTGGGAGAGAAAAAAATTCGTCAAGCATTTGAACTCCTCGTCGTTTTCGCTTCCATCCGGCGCTCCTGTATTAAGTTTCGGGGGGGCGCTTTCGCGGGGCGAAAAAACGATCCTGTCAGGGGGCCGGGTAAAACTTTCGTATCTTGACGAGCGATATCCCGAAAACGCTGAGAACTATAACATCCTGTACCTCGTGAGCAGCGCTCTCCCGAAATTCGCCGCGGCTCTTGCCGGATGGGCGAAGGGGAAAGGGGTGAAGATCGTCCTCAACCAGAACGGCGTGGCCTATCCGGGCTGGGCCGGGAAGGATTTTGAGCATCGCAACACGCAGATGCGTGAAATCCTCGAACTGGCTGATTTTATCGTGTACCAGAGCCGGTTCTGCAAGGAGGGGGCGGACAAATATCTGGGAAAGGCCGCATGCCCTTCGGAGATAATTTATAACTGCGTGGACACATCATTTTTCGTCCCGCCGGCCAGTCCGCCGCCGTTTGACGTATGGAGGATACTGGTGGCCGGGACGCATAATTTCGCCTATAAAATCATGGCGGCCTTGAATGCCGCCGCATCGCTGAAAAACGCCGGGCGCAAAATCAACGTCACCATAGCCGGCAAGCTTGGATGGCAAAACGCAGAGGCGGAAACCATGGAAACGGTCCGCGGGCTGGGGCTGGAAAGCGACGTAAAATTCACCGGCCCATACCCGCGCAAGGACGCCGCGGCGGTCCATGGCGGGGCGCACATGCTGTTCCACGCGCAATACAACGACGCGAGCCCCACAACGCCGCTGGAGGCGATGGCATGCGGAGTCCCCGTGATCGGCTCGAAAAGCGGAGGGACGGTGGAGATAGTGGGCGACGGCGGCATTCTTCTTGACGCGCCGGCAAGTTACGAAAAAATACACGCCCCGGACCCGGCCAAAATGGCGGCGGCGGCGGAACTTATAATGCGAGACTGGGGCAAATGGAGCGCCGCTGCCAGGAAAACGGCGGAATCGCGCTTTGGCAAGGAAGCGTGGACAAATAAACATACGATGATTTTTGGCGGCCTGATCGGAGGGACGGCCCTGTGA
- the galE gene encoding UDP-glucose 4-epimerase GalE, giving the protein MKGKTALVTGGAGYIGSHCVRYLRRAGWDTVTLDDLSLGHAKSVEGTDLVVGDIGDPATLDSIFSTRKIDAVLHFAALSKVGESVEKPGLYYSHNIGKGLVLLDAMARHGVGKLVFSSTCAVYGAPGVAPIPDTCAMHPINPYGYSKMVFERMMFDIGRERGISSIALRYFNAAGADVEGAIGEDHSPETHLIPLAIDAALGLRPALVIYGTDYPTPDGTCIRDYIHVEDLIDAHIRALDYLDGGGAPVSVNLGVGRGHSVREVVDMVSEVTGVKTPVTIGPRRPGDPPELVASAESASRLLGGWKPAHDLKSIVRTAHRWRAANPAGYAGQGG; this is encoded by the coding sequence GTGAAAGGAAAAACAGCCCTTGTGACCGGTGGGGCAGGGTATATCGGAAGCCACTGCGTGCGCTACCTGCGCCGCGCGGGATGGGACACCGTCACGCTGGACGACCTTTCGCTGGGGCACGCGAAGTCCGTGGAAGGGACGGACCTTGTGGTGGGGGACATCGGCGATCCGGCCACGCTTGATTCCATATTCTCCACCCGCAAAATAGACGCTGTGCTCCATTTCGCGGCGCTGTCCAAAGTGGGCGAGTCGGTGGAAAAGCCCGGCCTTTACTATTCGCACAACATCGGCAAGGGACTTGTCCTTCTCGACGCCATGGCGCGGCACGGGGTGGGGAAGCTTGTGTTCTCCTCCACCTGCGCGGTGTACGGCGCACCGGGCGTGGCTCCGATTCCGGACACCTGCGCCATGCATCCGATCAATCCTTACGGATATTCGAAGATGGTGTTCGAACGGATGATGTTCGACATCGGCCGCGAGCGCGGAATATCATCCATAGCCCTGCGCTATTTCAACGCCGCCGGGGCGGACGTGGAGGGGGCCATCGGCGAGGACCATTCGCCGGAGACGCACCTGATACCGTTGGCCATAGACGCGGCACTTGGCCTGCGCCCCGCTCTTGTGATCTATGGAACGGACTATCCCACGCCGGACGGAACCTGCATCCGCGACTATATCCACGTGGAAGACCTGATAGACGCCCACATCAGGGCGCTGGATTACCTGGATGGCGGTGGCGCTCCCGTCTCCGTAAACCTCGGGGTGGGGCGCGGCCATTCGGTGCGGGAGGTGGTGGACATGGTAAGCGAAGTTACCGGAGTGAAAACACCGGTAACAATCGGCCCACGGCGCCCCGGCGACCCGCCGGAGCTTGTGGCCTCCGCCGAATCAGCCTCAAGGCTGCTGGGGGGATGGAAGCCTGCGCACGACCTAAAGTCCATCGTCCGGACGGCGCATCGCTGGCGCGCGGCCAATCCCGCCGGGTACGCCGGGCAGGGCGGATAA